CGCGATAATTTGAAAAATGAAGTAGTCATCGGCGGTGAGCACGTAAAAAATAATCGGGAAGTGCGGGAACTGCTTGGCCGCAATAATATTCGACCCGAAAACCTCCCGCCCGCCGAAGATATTAAAAAGGTAGTGCACAAGCTTGCTTCTGAAGGAAAGAAATTGTCAAAGACAACCCGGAAACTCAAAGACAAAACATGAATACGCCTGAAACTAATGTCTGAAATGGCGTATGCCGGTGAAGACCATGGCTAGATTGTGTTTGTCTGCGCTGGCAATGACTTCGGCATCTTTGATGGAACCGCCGGGTTGAATGACGGCGGTGGCTCCTGTTTTAGCGATCTCCTCGATATTATCTGGAAACGGAAAAAAAGCGTCGGAGGCTACAACGGTTCCTTTTAAACTTTCTTTTGCTTTCATTATAGCCACTTTAACCGAATCGACGCGACTTGTCTGACCCGCTCCAATTGCGGCAATCCGGTCTTCAAAACCAAACACAATGGCATTCGACTTTACATGTTTTACTACTTTCCACGCAAATTGAAGGGCCTGCATTTCTTTCTCCGTCGGCGCCCGTTTTGTTTTGATCTCCCACTTGGAACTTTCTTCGGCAATAATGTCGGCAGTCTGAGTCAACTCTCCTCCACCCGCGCTCCGCATCGTTTGCTGGGGCACAACATCAAACCGTGTTTTCAAAAGTCGTAAATTCTTTTTATGGGAGAAAATTTCCAGAGCCTCTTTTGAAAAATCAGGGGCGAGAATCACTTCGAGAAAAATTCCGGTGAGAGACACGGCCGTGTCGGCATCAATTGGCTTGTTGCAAGCCACAATGCCGCCGAATGCGGAAGTAGGATCACAAGACAGAGCCTTTTCAAAAGCGATTTTAAGTGACTTTTCAGACAGGGCAACCCCGCAAGGATTGGTGTGTTTGATGATGGCACAAACAAAATTTTGATTTTTGATTTTTGATTTTTGGAATTCCCAAATTATCCACCAAGCGGCATCGGCATCCACGATATTATTATAGGAAAGTTCTTTGCCTTGAAGCGGCGCCTCCCAAAGTGCTTCGTTTGGAGATACGCGCCAGAGGGCTTTTTGGTGGGGGTTTTCACCGTAACGTAACTGGCTAACGCCGGTCTTTGGTCCTTGGTCCATCGTCCATAGTCCCGGGCAGTTAGCAATCGCGGCATCATATTTTGCCGTTCTCGCGAATACTTTTCCAGCCAGCTCCTTCCGCAGTTCCAACGATGGTTTTCCGTTTTCAAAAGCTTTCAAAACACGATTGTAATCTCCCGTATCCGTCACCACTGTTACATTCTCAAAATTTTTCGCGGCGGCGCGTAGCATGGTGGGACCGCCAACGTCAATGTTTTCAATTCCGGGCGCGCTTTCAAAGGGATAAAGATTGACCACCACAAGATCAATAAACGGAATGTCAAGATCGCGCAGAATTTTTTGATCTTCTGTCTCGTTTTTTCTTGCCAGAATACCGGCATGAATTTTTGGATGGAGTGTTTTTACGCGGCCCCCCAAAATCTCAGGAAAGCCGGTGTAGTCGGAAACGCCCTGAACAGAAATGCCGCAGTCTTTCAGAAAAGCGGCGGTTTTGCCTGTTGAAATAATCTGGAAATGAAGTTGAATTAGACTGCGCGCGAAATTTTCGAGTCCTGTTTTGTCATAAACACTGATCAGGGCCAACCGGGTTTCAGACATGTTACTTCCCACCTACTTTTGCAAACCCCAAAAGACTCTTGACGTCTTCATCAATCAACTGAAAGCCACCCCCGAAAAAATAATCGGTCGGCTGGGTTTGGTTGAGCGGATCATCCATGCCCCCCACCAGATAGAAGGATTTGGTCATGTTCATTTGACCCAACAATTTCAGGTGAGGTTCCTGATTGAATTTGGTCTGAAAATCAAACGCGCTGAATTGAAGAGCCAAAGGACCTTTATTATAATCCAGTCCAACGCCACCCCGTGATTCGATCACCCCGCCGCGAATTGTGAAGTCGTAAAATTTCTTCGCCAATTCCGCAGAATAACGCAAACTGGTTCTGGACCTGCTCGCCGTCTGGGTGGTTACGGTGGTTGTCGTCCCTCCCACGGTGATATCGGAAACGGTGGTGCCGCGACTGGGGCTTGGATCGTTGTCCGACACCAGTTCAAAAATCACCCCTTCATCCGGCGTTGGATTCAAACCAACATGAAAATAGTTTTTAAAATCTTTTGTGCCGGTCAGATATTCCGTATGATAACCGAACCCAAGCTCCCATGTTTTGTAACCCCCCAGCGCATCATTCAAACTGTCAACGGCTGTGTTCAGTTTTTCAACTGTTTCCGGATCGTTCACGAGCTTGCCGATGGTCCCGCGCCCCTCATCAATTTTTCTTGAGATGGAAGCAAAACTTTCCATCGAATCGTTGATATTCCCTTTGTTATTTTGAACAACGTTTTTCAGTTCATGCGTCAGGTCTGCCAAATTGGTAATGATCCGGTCCAGATTTTGTTCGTTGCGAGCTGAAAGATCGCGCATCACCTGCACAAAGTCGTTGAGATTCGTTACCGTCTTGGCAATTTCTCCGCCCTCTTTTTCATTCGTCCATTGTTTAAAGGTGGAGGTAATATCCTTCACGTCACCCGCGATGTCATTGAACTGGTTGACCATGCTGTTGACATCGCCGCCTCCCTGCGTTTGCGCGCAAAAGGAACCGCTCTTGATCGGAGAAAGACTTGCATCACCCGGGAAAATCTCTATGAAAGCCTCTCCAAGAAAACCCCTCGTCTTCAAAAAACAGTGTGTATTTTGGGTGAGGTGGATGTCTTTGTTGACCTCCATGGTAATTTGCGCCTTGCCATCCGGGGTCAGACCCAATTTTTTGACGAGCCCCACTTTGACACCGGCGATCTCAACCGTCGCACGAGGATAAATACCGGTGGCATTGTTGAAAATACCGATCAGCTCCATCCCTCCACCCGAAATGACAGATTGATCCCCCACGCGAATGGTCGCAAAAACAAGAATCACAACGGCAATGGCGGCAAAGAGACCGACTTTAACT
This sequence is a window from Deltaproteobacteria bacterium. Protein-coding genes within it:
- the purH gene encoding bifunctional phosphoribosylaminoimidazolecarboxamide formyltransferase/IMP cyclohydrolase, whose amino-acid sequence is MSETRLALISVYDKTGLENFARSLIQLHFQIISTGKTAAFLKDCGISVQGVSDYTGFPEILGGRVKTLHPKIHAGILARKNETEDQKILRDLDIPFIDLVVVNLYPFESAPGIENIDVGGPTMLRAAAKNFENVTVVTDTGDYNRVLKAFENGKPSLELRKELAGKVFARTAKYDAAIANCPGLWTMDQGPKTGVSQLRYGENPHQKALWRVSPNEALWEAPLQGKELSYNNIVDADAAWWIIWEFQKSKIKNQNFVCAIIKHTNPCGVALSEKSLKIAFEKALSCDPTSAFGGIVACNKPIDADTAVSLTGIFLEVILAPDFSKEALEIFSHKKNLRLLKTRFDVVPQQTMRSAGGGELTQTADIIAEESSKWEIKTKRAPTEKEMQALQFAWKVVKHVKSNAIVFGFEDRIAAIGAGQTSRVDSVKVAIMKAKESLKGTVVASDAFFPFPDNIEEIAKTGATAVIQPGGSIKDAEVIASADKHNLAMVFTGIRHFRH
- a CDS encoding MCE family protein, which translates into the protein MKLPVEVKVGLFAAIAVVILVFATIRVGDQSVISGGGMELIGIFNNATGIYPRATVEIAGVKVGLVKKLGLTPDGKAQITMEVNKDIHLTQNTHCFLKTRGFLGEAFIEIFPGDASLSPIKSGSFCAQTQGGGDVNSMVNQFNDIAGDVKDITSTFKQWTNEKEGGEIAKTVTNLNDFVQVMRDLSARNEQNLDRIITNLADLTHELKNVVQNNKGNINDSMESFASISRKIDEGRGTIGKLVNDPETVEKLNTAVDSLNDALGGYKTWELGFGYHTEYLTGTKDFKNYFHVGLNPTPDEGVIFELVSDNDPSPSRGTTVSDITVGGTTTTVTTQTASRSRTSLRYSAELAKKFYDFTIRGGVIESRGGVGLDYNKGPLALQFSAFDFQTKFNQEPHLKLLGQMNMTKSFYLVGGMDDPLNQTQPTDYFFGGGFQLIDEDVKSLLGFAKVGGK